One window of the Bradysia coprophila strain Holo2 chromosome X unlocalized genomic scaffold, BU_Bcop_v1 contig_26, whole genome shotgun sequence genome contains the following:
- the LOC119069040 gene encoding gamma-aminobutyric acid type B receptor subunit 2 isoform X2, translating to MTHVATFLIFCMVFIISAQRPSSSHRSDVYIAGFFPYGDGVENAATGRGVMPSVKLALDHVNEHSNILRNYRLHMWWNDTECNAAVGVKSFFDMMHSGPHKLMLFGAACTHVTDPIAKASKHWHLTQLSYADTHPMFTKDAFPNFFRVVPSENAFNAPRLALLKEFNWTRIGTIYQNEPRYSLPHNHMVADLDAMGFEVVETQSFVNDVSEALKKLAEKDVRIILGNFNEHWARKLFCEAYRLEMYGRSYQWLIMGTYSVEWWNITSDCSQEELVTALESTILTDLLPLSTTGDITVSGITAEEYLAEYDSRRGGEYSRFHGYTYDGIWAAALAIQYVAHRKDQFLSRFEYRVKDWENIFLEALKNTSFEGVTGPVRFYNNERRANILLKQFQFGNEEKIGEYNSIHNRLDFSPGKPLKWIGRSPPKDRTLRIIEHSQVNLTIYAILASCSALGILMATVFLVFNIKYRNQRYIKMSSPHLNNLIIVGCMLTYLSVIFLGLDSGLSSISAFPYICTARAWLLMAGFSLAFGAMFSKTWRVHSIFTDVKLNKKVIKDYQLFMVVGILLAIDLVIMTTWQIADPFYRDTKQIEPLHHPSLEDVLIVQENEYCQSKSITIFIGIIYAYKGVLLIFGAFLAWETRHVSIPALNDSKHIGLSVYNVLIMCIMGAAIALVLSDRKDAVFILISLFIIFCTTGTLCLVFVPKLVEMKRNPQGTVDKRIRATLRPMSKNRRDSSVCELEQRLRDVKSNNCRFRKALMEKEAELQALIRKLGPEARNWLDGVSCESEPLLNQSKLSVPTVRRDLPSTTEITEMTSVGSVTSTHAEQENGTVTTDSRNAKNLQFQIDPVMQPMIQTQQIADNKVPPKSNDTQQKAHQRRKSKTPDNTPDHKVLTTSESRESNHYIKNKTMQSPTSRGRDADGFSSSRTKINTQFNSATMTHSNSELNTICPHNKGSTKNLNGEQQRRVSVQMGAALKSNFVVSQSDLWDTQTLSHAKQRQSPRNHPNPQRCQEHGHIVTYDQNNTTPIQRSVSEKNRTKHRHKSKVLMGQSETDSERERETVNNCTQTRKLIKSAHAHHHSSPNVAPDKLRKHRTKTESSMYGASSESELLDGDTAILPIFRKLLTEKQPRYRSRNNVVGASCPNISIKCDIVEYL from the exons ATGACTCATGTTGCGACGTTTCTGATTTTCTGTATGGTTTTCATCATATCCGCACAACGACCTAGCTCAAGTCATCGCTCAGATGTTTATATTGCTGGCTTCTTTCCGTACGGAGATGGTGTTGAAAATGCAGCTACAG GCCGAGGAGTTATGCCTAGCGTCAAACTAGCCCTTGATCACGTCAACGAACATTCCAATATTTTAAGAAACTATCGGCTTCATATGTGGTGGAATGATACAGAA tgTAACGCTGCGGTTGGAGTCAAATCATTTTTCGATATGATGCACTCCGGACCCCATAAGTTAATGTTATTTGGTGCGGCGTGTACTCATGTTACCGATCCAATAGCAAAAGCTAGCAAACATTGGCACTTAACCCAATTGTCTTACGCCGACACGCATCCAATGTTCACCAAAGACGCATTCCCGAATTTCTTCCGCGTTGTACCATCCGAAAATGCATTCAACGCACCGCGTTTGGCATTGTTGAAGGAATTCAACTGGACCCGTATCGgaacaatttatcaaaatgaacCGAGATATTCATTGCCACATAATCATATGGTAGCTGATCTGGATGCAATGGGCTTTGAAGTGGtcgaaacgcaaagttttgtGAACGATGTCAGTGAAGCGTTGAAGAAATTGGCGGAAAAAGATGTTAGAATCATTTTGGGTAATTTCAACGAGCATTGGGCGAGGAAACTTTTTTGCGAAGCTTATCGATTGGAAATGTACGGACGCTCCTATCAATGGCTCATAATGGGAACGTACTCCGTGGAATGGTGGAATATTACCAGCGACTGTTCGCAGGAAGAATTGGTGACTGCTTTAGAGTCAACGATTTTAACCGATCTGCTACCTTTGTCTACAACGGGTGATATCACCGTTTCGGGAATC ACGGCTGAAGAATATTTGGCTGAATACGATAGCAGACGAGGTGGTGAATACTCTAGATTCCATGGCTACACATATGATGGAATTTGGGCGGCAGCTTTGGCTATTCAATACGTAGCACATCGGAAGGATCAATTTTTGTCACGCTTTGAATACCGTGTTAAGgattgggaaaacattttccttgaGGCATTAAAAAACACAAGCTTCGAGGGCGTCACT GGTCCAGTGAGATTTTATAACAACGAACGTCGTGCCAATATTTTACTGAAACAATTCCAATTTGgcaacgaagaaaaaattggcgAATACAATTCCATTCACAATCGCTTAGACTTTTCCCCAGGAAAACCACTGAAATGG ATTGGTCGTTCACCGCCGAAAGATCGAACATTGAGGATCATTGAACATAGTCAAGTGAATTTGACGATTTATGCGATACTGGCAAGTTGTTCTGCTTTGGGAATTTTGATGGCAACCGTTTTCCTGGTCTTCAATATTAAATATCGTAATCAAAG ATACATTAAAATGTCCAGTCCACATTTGAACAATTTGATTATCGTTGGATGTATGCTCACGTATCTGAGCGTTATATTTTTGGGACTTGATAGTGGCCTGAGCAGCATATCAGCATTTCCATATATTTGTACAGCAAGAGCCTGGCTGTTAATGGCCGGATTCAGTTTGGCTTTTGGTGCAATGTTTTCAAAG ACCTGGCGGGTGCATTCCATCTTCACGGACGTTAAGTTGAACAAAAAAGTGATCAAAGATTACCAACTGTTTATGGTGGTTGGTATTTTATTGGCTATCGATTTAGTTATAATGACAACATGGCAGATTGCCGATCCCTTCTATCGCGACACGAAACAAATTGAACCGCTG CATCATCCATCCTTGGAAGATGTTCTGATTGTGCAAGAAAACGAATATTGTCAGTCGAAAAGCATAACCATCTTCATTGGAATCATTTACGCATACAAAGGAGTGCTTCTG ATTTTCGGCGCTTTTCTGGCATGGGAAACTCGACACGTATCGATACCAGCTCTAAACGACTCCAAACACATTGGCTTATCAGTCTACAATGTTTTGATCATGTGCATCATGGGCGCCGCCATTGCATTGGTTTTATCTGATCGCAAAGACGCCGTGTTTATCTTGATCtctttatttataattttttgtacgACTGGCACATTGTGTTTGGTGTTCGTTCCGAAA ctggttgaaatgaaaagaaatccTCAAGGGACGGTCGATAAACGGATCAGAGCCACATTGCGTCCAATGTCGAAAAATCGTAGAGATTCATCCGTGTGCGAATTGGAGCAACGTCTTAGAGACGTAAAGTCGAACAATTGTCGCTTCCGTAAAGCGTTAATGGAAAAAGAAGCCGAATTACAG GCATTGATTCGTAAACTGGGACCTGAAGCACGCAATTGGTTGGATGGAGTCAGTTGCGAATCGGAACCGTTGCTGAATCAATCGAAACTGTCAGTTCCAACAGTTCGCCGAGATTTGCCAAGCACAACGGAGATAACTGAAATGACATCCGTAGGTAGTGTGACATCGACGCATGCTGAACAGGAAAACGGAACGGTTACAACGGACAGtcgaaa CGCGAAAAATCTGCAATTTCAAATTGATCCTGTTATGCAGCCGATGATTCAAACCCAACAAATTGCCGATAATAAGGTACCTCCAAAGAGTAACGATACGCAACAAAAGGCACATCAACGCCGGAAAAGTAAAACTCCTGACAACACCCCTGATCATAAAGTGCTTACAACGTCAGAGAGCAGGGAGAGCAATCACTACATTAAGAATAAGACCATGCAATCACCGACTAGTCGAGGAAGG GACGCTGATGGATTCTCTTCTTCTCGCACAAAGATCAACACCCAATTTAATTCTGCCACAATGACGCATTCTAACAGTGAATTGAATACCATTTGTCCGCACAATAAAGGTAGCACGAAAA ACTTAAACGGCGAACAGCAACGCAGAGTAAGTGTACAGATGGGTGCCGCCTTGAAAAGTAATTTCGTCGTATCACAAAGTGATTTATGGGACACCCAAACATTATCGCATGCCAAACAGCGTCAATCACCGCGTAACCATCCGAATCCACAACGTTGTCAAGAGCACGGTCACATTGTAACATACGATCAGAACAATACGACACCAATCCAACGATCTGTATCAGAAAAGAACCGTACCAAACATCGACACAAATCGAAAGTGCTGATGGGCCAAAGTGAAACGGACAGCGAACGTGAACGCGAAACCGTCAACAATTGTACACAGACACGGAAATTGATCAAATCCGCTCATGCACATCATCATTCATCGCCGAATGTTGCGCCCGACAAGCTTCGTAAGCATCGAACGAAAACCGAATCGTCGATGTACGGTGCCAGTTCGGAATCGGAACTGTTGGATGGTGACACAGCCATATTGCCGATATTTCGAAAACTTTTAACGGAAAAACAGCCTAGATATCGTAGTAGAAATAATGTAGTCGGTGCAAGTTGTCCTAATATTTCAATTAAGTGTGATATTGTTGAGTATTTGTAA
- the LOC119069040 gene encoding gamma-aminobutyric acid type B receptor subunit 2 isoform X1, protein MTHVATFLIFCMVFIISAQRPSSSHRSDVYIAGFFPYGDGVENAATGRGVMPSVKLALDHVNEHSNILRNYRLHMWWNDTECNAAVGVKSFFDMMHSGPHKLMLFGAACTHVTDPIAKASKHWHLTQLSYADTHPMFTKDAFPNFFRVVPSENAFNAPRLALLKEFNWTRIGTIYQNEPRYSLPHNHMVADLDAMGFEVVETQSFVNDVSEALKKLAEKDVRIILGNFNEHWARKLFCEAYRLEMYGRSYQWLIMGTYSVEWWNITSDCSQEELVTALESTILTDLLPLSTTGDITVSGITAEEYLAEYDSRRGGEYSRFHGYTYDGIWAAALAIQYVAHRKDQFLSRFEYRVKDWENIFLEALKNTSFEGVTGPVRFYNNERRANILLKQFQFGNEEKIGEYNSIHNRLDFSPGKPLKWIGRSPPKDRTLRIIEHSQVNLTIYAILASCSALGILMATVFLVFNIKYRNQRYIKMSSPHLNNLIIVGCMLTYLSVIFLGLDSGLSSISAFPYICTARAWLLMAGFSLAFGAMFSKTWRVHSIFTDVKLNKKVIKDYQLFMVVGILLAIDLVIMTTWQIADPFYRDTKQIEPLHHPSLEDVLIVQENEYCQSKSITIFIGIIYAYKGVLLIFGAFLAWETRHVSIPALNDSKHIGLSVYNVLIMCIMGAAIALVLSDRKDAVFILISLFIIFCTTGTLCLVFVPKVRLLVEMKRNPQGTVDKRIRATLRPMSKNRRDSSVCELEQRLRDVKSNNCRFRKALMEKEAELQALIRKLGPEARNWLDGVSCESEPLLNQSKLSVPTVRRDLPSTTEITEMTSVGSVTSTHAEQENGTVTTDSRNAKNLQFQIDPVMQPMIQTQQIADNKVPPKSNDTQQKAHQRRKSKTPDNTPDHKVLTTSESRESNHYIKNKTMQSPTSRGRDADGFSSSRTKINTQFNSATMTHSNSELNTICPHNKGSTKNLNGEQQRRVSVQMGAALKSNFVVSQSDLWDTQTLSHAKQRQSPRNHPNPQRCQEHGHIVTYDQNNTTPIQRSVSEKNRTKHRHKSKVLMGQSETDSERERETVNNCTQTRKLIKSAHAHHHSSPNVAPDKLRKHRTKTESSMYGASSESELLDGDTAILPIFRKLLTEKQPRYRSRNNVVGASCPNISIKCDIVEYL, encoded by the exons ATGACTCATGTTGCGACGTTTCTGATTTTCTGTATGGTTTTCATCATATCCGCACAACGACCTAGCTCAAGTCATCGCTCAGATGTTTATATTGCTGGCTTCTTTCCGTACGGAGATGGTGTTGAAAATGCAGCTACAG GCCGAGGAGTTATGCCTAGCGTCAAACTAGCCCTTGATCACGTCAACGAACATTCCAATATTTTAAGAAACTATCGGCTTCATATGTGGTGGAATGATACAGAA tgTAACGCTGCGGTTGGAGTCAAATCATTTTTCGATATGATGCACTCCGGACCCCATAAGTTAATGTTATTTGGTGCGGCGTGTACTCATGTTACCGATCCAATAGCAAAAGCTAGCAAACATTGGCACTTAACCCAATTGTCTTACGCCGACACGCATCCAATGTTCACCAAAGACGCATTCCCGAATTTCTTCCGCGTTGTACCATCCGAAAATGCATTCAACGCACCGCGTTTGGCATTGTTGAAGGAATTCAACTGGACCCGTATCGgaacaatttatcaaaatgaacCGAGATATTCATTGCCACATAATCATATGGTAGCTGATCTGGATGCAATGGGCTTTGAAGTGGtcgaaacgcaaagttttgtGAACGATGTCAGTGAAGCGTTGAAGAAATTGGCGGAAAAAGATGTTAGAATCATTTTGGGTAATTTCAACGAGCATTGGGCGAGGAAACTTTTTTGCGAAGCTTATCGATTGGAAATGTACGGACGCTCCTATCAATGGCTCATAATGGGAACGTACTCCGTGGAATGGTGGAATATTACCAGCGACTGTTCGCAGGAAGAATTGGTGACTGCTTTAGAGTCAACGATTTTAACCGATCTGCTACCTTTGTCTACAACGGGTGATATCACCGTTTCGGGAATC ACGGCTGAAGAATATTTGGCTGAATACGATAGCAGACGAGGTGGTGAATACTCTAGATTCCATGGCTACACATATGATGGAATTTGGGCGGCAGCTTTGGCTATTCAATACGTAGCACATCGGAAGGATCAATTTTTGTCACGCTTTGAATACCGTGTTAAGgattgggaaaacattttccttgaGGCATTAAAAAACACAAGCTTCGAGGGCGTCACT GGTCCAGTGAGATTTTATAACAACGAACGTCGTGCCAATATTTTACTGAAACAATTCCAATTTGgcaacgaagaaaaaattggcgAATACAATTCCATTCACAATCGCTTAGACTTTTCCCCAGGAAAACCACTGAAATGG ATTGGTCGTTCACCGCCGAAAGATCGAACATTGAGGATCATTGAACATAGTCAAGTGAATTTGACGATTTATGCGATACTGGCAAGTTGTTCTGCTTTGGGAATTTTGATGGCAACCGTTTTCCTGGTCTTCAATATTAAATATCGTAATCAAAG ATACATTAAAATGTCCAGTCCACATTTGAACAATTTGATTATCGTTGGATGTATGCTCACGTATCTGAGCGTTATATTTTTGGGACTTGATAGTGGCCTGAGCAGCATATCAGCATTTCCATATATTTGTACAGCAAGAGCCTGGCTGTTAATGGCCGGATTCAGTTTGGCTTTTGGTGCAATGTTTTCAAAG ACCTGGCGGGTGCATTCCATCTTCACGGACGTTAAGTTGAACAAAAAAGTGATCAAAGATTACCAACTGTTTATGGTGGTTGGTATTTTATTGGCTATCGATTTAGTTATAATGACAACATGGCAGATTGCCGATCCCTTCTATCGCGACACGAAACAAATTGAACCGCTG CATCATCCATCCTTGGAAGATGTTCTGATTGTGCAAGAAAACGAATATTGTCAGTCGAAAAGCATAACCATCTTCATTGGAATCATTTACGCATACAAAGGAGTGCTTCTG ATTTTCGGCGCTTTTCTGGCATGGGAAACTCGACACGTATCGATACCAGCTCTAAACGACTCCAAACACATTGGCTTATCAGTCTACAATGTTTTGATCATGTGCATCATGGGCGCCGCCATTGCATTGGTTTTATCTGATCGCAAAGACGCCGTGTTTATCTTGATCtctttatttataattttttgtacgACTGGCACATTGTGTTTGGTGTTCGTTCCGAAAGTAAGATTG ctggttgaaatgaaaagaaatccTCAAGGGACGGTCGATAAACGGATCAGAGCCACATTGCGTCCAATGTCGAAAAATCGTAGAGATTCATCCGTGTGCGAATTGGAGCAACGTCTTAGAGACGTAAAGTCGAACAATTGTCGCTTCCGTAAAGCGTTAATGGAAAAAGAAGCCGAATTACAG GCATTGATTCGTAAACTGGGACCTGAAGCACGCAATTGGTTGGATGGAGTCAGTTGCGAATCGGAACCGTTGCTGAATCAATCGAAACTGTCAGTTCCAACAGTTCGCCGAGATTTGCCAAGCACAACGGAGATAACTGAAATGACATCCGTAGGTAGTGTGACATCGACGCATGCTGAACAGGAAAACGGAACGGTTACAACGGACAGtcgaaa CGCGAAAAATCTGCAATTTCAAATTGATCCTGTTATGCAGCCGATGATTCAAACCCAACAAATTGCCGATAATAAGGTACCTCCAAAGAGTAACGATACGCAACAAAAGGCACATCAACGCCGGAAAAGTAAAACTCCTGACAACACCCCTGATCATAAAGTGCTTACAACGTCAGAGAGCAGGGAGAGCAATCACTACATTAAGAATAAGACCATGCAATCACCGACTAGTCGAGGAAGG GACGCTGATGGATTCTCTTCTTCTCGCACAAAGATCAACACCCAATTTAATTCTGCCACAATGACGCATTCTAACAGTGAATTGAATACCATTTGTCCGCACAATAAAGGTAGCACGAAAA ACTTAAACGGCGAACAGCAACGCAGAGTAAGTGTACAGATGGGTGCCGCCTTGAAAAGTAATTTCGTCGTATCACAAAGTGATTTATGGGACACCCAAACATTATCGCATGCCAAACAGCGTCAATCACCGCGTAACCATCCGAATCCACAACGTTGTCAAGAGCACGGTCACATTGTAACATACGATCAGAACAATACGACACCAATCCAACGATCTGTATCAGAAAAGAACCGTACCAAACATCGACACAAATCGAAAGTGCTGATGGGCCAAAGTGAAACGGACAGCGAACGTGAACGCGAAACCGTCAACAATTGTACACAGACACGGAAATTGATCAAATCCGCTCATGCACATCATCATTCATCGCCGAATGTTGCGCCCGACAAGCTTCGTAAGCATCGAACGAAAACCGAATCGTCGATGTACGGTGCCAGTTCGGAATCGGAACTGTTGGATGGTGACACAGCCATATTGCCGATATTTCGAAAACTTTTAACGGAAAAACAGCCTAGATATCGTAGTAGAAATAATGTAGTCGGTGCAAGTTGTCCTAATATTTCAATTAAGTGTGATATTGTTGAGTATTTGTAA